One region of Skermanella mucosa genomic DNA includes:
- a CDS encoding ABC transporter ATP-binding protein yields the protein MTAALLTLRGVSVERGGRNVVDGVCATLPGGGIAALCGPNGAGKSSLMAAVAGLAAHRGEILWNGAALDRAAVAFMPQAAAVRATLTVLETVLLGRLDRLGWHLADRDLSAAGDALESVGQLHLAERRIDTLSGGQQQLVLLAQRLMRKPRLLLLDEPTSALDLARQLVVLDMLEAYAHDNGALVLVALHDLSLAARYASTLLLLAEGTLIGSGCPAEVLNADTIRSAYGVEAEILRSSAGHPVIAPLYASGSGLLPRGEMLRRVSHGAM from the coding sequence ATGACCGCGGCGCTGCTCACCCTGCGCGGCGTGTCGGTCGAGCGCGGCGGCAGGAACGTCGTGGACGGGGTCTGCGCGACGCTCCCCGGCGGCGGGATCGCGGCGCTGTGCGGGCCGAACGGCGCCGGCAAGTCGAGCCTGATGGCGGCGGTCGCCGGCCTCGCCGCCCACCGCGGCGAGATCCTGTGGAACGGCGCCGCCCTCGACCGGGCCGCCGTCGCCTTCATGCCGCAGGCCGCCGCGGTGCGGGCGACCCTGACCGTGCTGGAGACGGTGCTGCTCGGCCGGCTCGACCGTCTGGGCTGGCACCTGGCCGACCGCGACCTCTCCGCCGCCGGCGACGCGCTCGAGTCGGTCGGGCAGCTCCACTTGGCGGAGCGGCGCATCGACACCCTGTCCGGCGGCCAGCAGCAACTGGTCCTGCTGGCCCAGCGGCTGATGCGGAAACCGCGCCTGCTGCTGCTGGACGAGCCGACCAGCGCGCTGGACCTCGCCCGGCAATTGGTGGTGCTTGACATGCTGGAAGCCTATGCGCACGACAACGGAGCGCTCGTCCTGGTCGCGCTGCACGACCTGTCGCTGGCGGCCCGCTACGCCTCGACGCTCCTCCTGCTGGCGGAAGGGACGCTGATCGGCTCGGGATGCCCGGCCGAGGTGCTGAACGCCGACACGATCCGCTCCGCCTACGGCGTGGAAGCGGAGATCCTGAGGTCCTCCGCCGGTCATCCGGTGATAGCGCCGCTGTACGCGAGCGGCAGCGGCCTGCTGCCGCGCGGGGAAATGCTGCGCCGGGTGTCCCATGGCGCGATGTGA
- a CDS encoding FecCD family ABC transporter permease has protein sequence MTALSFDAVPLLRDGYRRGIRRRVLVIAWMGALLAALVLLDLVTGPSPLTVGDALAGLLKGPANPDRMAATIIWSIRLPMTLMGVLVGVALGIAGLQMQTILDNPLASPFTLGFSAAAGFGAAVAIMFGAAIPVAAWLLTPLAAFAATLVACLLIYGMARARGAGPEILTLGGIAVMFMFQALQSLLQYLASPEVLQQIVFWLFGSLMKANWTSVGVLASVLAVTVPLLARDAWKLTALRLGEAQARSLGLDADTLRRRTFACVALLTAAAVAFVGTIGFIGLVAPHAARALVGEDQRSLMPLSALVGAALLVSASVVSKVIAQGAVIPVGIVTAVVGVPVLFALILRRGAGGWG, from the coding sequence GTGACCGCCCTGTCCTTCGACGCCGTCCCGCTGCTGCGGGACGGCTACCGGCGGGGCATCCGGCGCCGGGTCCTGGTGATCGCCTGGATGGGGGCGCTGCTCGCGGCACTCGTCCTGCTCGACCTGGTGACCGGCCCCTCGCCGCTCACCGTCGGCGACGCGCTCGCCGGGCTGCTGAAGGGGCCGGCGAACCCGGACCGGATGGCGGCGACGATCATCTGGTCGATCCGCCTGCCGATGACCCTGATGGGCGTGCTGGTCGGCGTGGCGCTCGGCATAGCCGGCCTCCAGATGCAGACGATCCTGGACAATCCGCTGGCGAGTCCTTTCACGCTGGGGTTCTCCGCCGCGGCCGGGTTCGGGGCGGCCGTCGCGATCATGTTCGGGGCGGCGATTCCCGTCGCGGCCTGGCTGCTGACCCCGCTCGCCGCCTTCGCCGCGACCCTGGTGGCCTGCTTGCTGATCTACGGCATGGCCCGGGCGCGCGGCGCCGGGCCGGAGATCCTGACGTTGGGCGGCATCGCCGTGATGTTCATGTTCCAGGCGCTGCAATCGCTGCTTCAATACCTGGCGTCGCCCGAGGTGCTTCAGCAGATCGTCTTCTGGCTGTTCGGCAGCCTGATGAAGGCGAACTGGACCAGCGTCGGGGTGCTGGCGAGCGTCCTGGCTGTGACCGTGCCGCTGCTCGCCCGCGATGCCTGGAAGCTGACCGCGCTGCGCCTGGGCGAGGCGCAGGCCCGTAGCCTGGGACTCGACGCGGACACCCTGCGGCGGCGGACCTTCGCGTGCGTCGCCCTGCTCACAGCCGCCGCCGTGGCGTTCGTCGGCACGATCGGCTTCATCGGCCTGGTCGCCCCGCACGCAGCCCGTGCCCTGGTCGGCGAGGACCAGCGGAGCCTGATGCCGCTCTCGGCATTGGTCGGGGCGGCCCTTCTGGTCTCGGCGTCGGTCGTCTCCAAGGTGATCGCCCAGGGCGCCGTAATCCCGGTCGGCATCGTGACCGCCGTGGTCGGCGTGCCCGTCCTGTTCGCCCTCATCCTGCGCCGCGGCGCCGGAGGCTGGGGATGA
- a CDS encoding ABC transporter substrate-binding protein: protein MSDTALRRRQSARASFARAAALVILAFAVLWTAGPARADIRVTDVMGREVTLAKPAERVLLGFYFEDYIAITGPGAIDRLAAVSLHYWKGYRPRQYEAYLAALPKIADLVDVGDVDNGTMSVEKIVAARPDVAILSVGQIQYLGASAAQIEAAGIHIVAVDYNAQTVEKHVASTLVIGKVMGTEERAGRLARAYQAAVDDTLARVRAAGAAGKPKVYVELGQKGPREYGNSYGKGMWAGVIDLVGGANIAAGQVANWGPLNPEYVISARPDAIFVTASEWMGMPDAVVMGFGVDPALTRERLRPYLERAGWADLPAVRNGEVYAIYHGGTRSLYDYVYARFMAKVLYPQAFADVDPRAELAAYYKENLPISPDGEFMLRLEPGS, encoded by the coding sequence ATGTCCGACACCGCCTTGCGGCGGCGGCAGAGCGCGCGCGCGTCCTTCGCGCGGGCCGCCGCCCTCGTCATCCTTGCCTTCGCAGTCCTTTGGACCGCCGGCCCTGCCCGGGCCGATATCCGCGTCACCGACGTCATGGGCCGCGAGGTCACGCTGGCCAAGCCGGCCGAGCGCGTCCTGCTCGGCTTCTATTTCGAGGACTACATCGCCATCACGGGCCCCGGCGCCATCGACAGGCTGGCCGCCGTCTCGCTCCATTACTGGAAGGGCTACCGGCCCCGCCAGTACGAGGCCTACCTTGCCGCCCTGCCGAAGATCGCCGACCTCGTCGATGTCGGCGACGTCGACAACGGCACGATGTCCGTGGAGAAGATCGTCGCCGCCCGCCCCGACGTGGCGATCCTGTCGGTCGGCCAGATCCAGTATCTCGGCGCCTCCGCCGCCCAGATCGAGGCCGCCGGCATCCACATCGTCGCCGTCGACTACAACGCCCAGACCGTCGAGAAGCACGTCGCCAGCACGCTGGTGATCGGCAAGGTCATGGGGACGGAGGAACGCGCCGGGCGGCTGGCCCGCGCCTATCAGGCCGCCGTCGACGACACCCTGGCGCGCGTCCGCGCCGCCGGCGCCGCGGGGAAGCCCAAGGTCTATGTCGAGCTGGGCCAGAAAGGGCCGCGCGAGTACGGCAACAGCTACGGCAAGGGCATGTGGGCCGGCGTGATCGACCTGGTGGGCGGCGCCAACATCGCCGCGGGCCAGGTCGCCAACTGGGGTCCGCTCAATCCCGAATATGTCATCTCGGCCCGTCCCGACGCGATCTTCGTCACCGCGTCGGAGTGGATGGGCATGCCCGACGCCGTGGTCATGGGCTTCGGCGTCGATCCCGCGCTGACCCGCGAACGGCTCCGCCCCTATCTGGAGCGGGCCGGCTGGGCCGACCTGCCTGCGGTCAGGAACGGCGAGGTCTACGCGATCTATCATGGCGGCACGCGCAGCCTGTACGACTATGTCTATGCCCGGTTCATGGCGAAGGTGCTGTATCCGCAGGCCTTCGCCGACGTCGATCCGCGGGCGGAGCTGGCGGCCTATTACAAGGAGAACCTGCCGATCAGCCCGGACGGCGAGTTCATGCTCCGGCTGGAGCCCGGCTCGTGA
- a CDS encoding DUF2946 family protein, with translation MRTGGTEKGRKWGRRSLPLLALLALVFRVLLPVAAMPEQASGAKPAVHDHGHAGHHAPAADSGGGQSHDEGPEHQACHFCRLPDSSLPPPAQRLVARTVPPTGVDWPAPRVQPRAAGEFLVVVRARAPPSGPV, from the coding sequence ATGCGGACGGGCGGCACGGAGAAGGGGCGGAAGTGGGGCCGGCGGTCGTTGCCGCTTCTGGCCCTCCTGGCGCTCGTCTTCCGCGTGCTGCTGCCGGTCGCGGCCATGCCCGAGCAAGCCTCGGGTGCCAAGCCGGCCGTTCATGATCATGGGCATGCCGGGCACCACGCCCCGGCAGCCGACTCCGGCGGCGGCCAATCCCATGACGAGGGTCCGGAGCACCAGGCCTGCCACTTCTGCCGTCTCCCGGACTCGTCCCTTCCCCCGCCCGCCCAGCGCCTGGTGGCCCGGACGGTCCCGCCCACGGGCGTGGATTGGCCGGCGCCGCGCGTGCAGCCCCGGGCCGCCGGCGAATTCCTCGTCGTCGTCCGCGCCCGCGCGCCGCCTTCGGGACCCGTGTGA